The following coding sequences are from one Rhodobiaceae bacterium window:
- a CDS encoding NTF2 fold immunity protein, giving the protein MQIQAKSIIGALSLVLIWNVESAMANEKQDLSMFLNEVAGIELATEPIALALAEMLFRHVYGDDDFETQLPLKVTDQGDRWLIVGSRDPAAYPVHELEPAPGEVEMVILKANCKVVRFTQKAYLPLVEQ; this is encoded by the coding sequence ATGCAGATCCAAGCAAAGTCGATCATCGGTGCTCTATCGCTAGTGTTGATTTGGAATGTGGAAAGCGCGATGGCTAATGAGAAGCAAGATCTAAGCATGTTCCTAAATGAGGTGGCTGGTATCGAACTGGCTACAGAGCCGATTGCGTTGGCGTTGGCGGAAATGCTGTTCAGACATGTTTATGGCGACGACGATTTTGAGACTCAGCTTCCGTTGAAGGTAACTGATCAAGGAGATCGTTGGCTTATTGTGGGGAGTAGAGACCCGGCGGCTTACCCGGTACACGAGTTAGAACCAGCGCCCGGAGAAGTCGAGATGGTGATTCTTAAGGCGAATTGCAAAGTGGTCCGGTTCACACAGAAAGCTTATCTACCGCTTGTCGAGCAGTAA
- the prfB gene encoding peptide chain release factor 2 — protein sequence MDELNARSEDPSLWDNPQQAQALMRERTKLEDSIKTYQSLEAELNDNLELIEMGEAEGDEDVIKEAETALEAARDIAARQRVLTLLSGEADGLDSYVEIHSGAGGTESQDWASMMLRMYTRWAEAKGHKVELIERHDGEEAGIKSATILVKGEDAYGWLKTESGVHRLVRISPYDSNARRHTSFASVWVYPAIDDTIEIEVNESDCRIDTYRASGAGGQHVNTTDSAVRITHEPTGIVVQCQNERSQHKNRATAWDMLRARLYEAELQRREEEANAEAASKTEIGWGHQIRSYVLQPYQMVKDLRTGVETGNPDGVLDGDLDPFMAAALAARVDGTTAEVADLD from the coding sequence ATGGACGAACTAAACGCGCGGTCTGAAGATCCAAGCCTGTGGGACAATCCCCAACAGGCTCAAGCGCTTATGCGTGAACGCACAAAGCTTGAAGACAGCATCAAAACCTATCAAAGCCTCGAGGCGGAGCTGAACGACAATCTTGAGCTGATCGAGATGGGGGAAGCCGAGGGTGATGAGGACGTCATCAAGGAGGCTGAGACAGCGCTCGAAGCCGCCCGCGATATCGCAGCGCGCCAACGTGTCCTGACACTCCTGTCTGGTGAGGCCGACGGCCTGGACTCGTATGTGGAAATCCATTCCGGCGCAGGCGGTACGGAAAGCCAGGATTGGGCCTCCATGATGCTGCGCATGTACACAAGATGGGCTGAAGCCAAGGGGCACAAGGTCGAGCTGATCGAACGCCATGACGGGGAAGAAGCGGGCATCAAGTCAGCGACCATCCTTGTTAAAGGTGAGGACGCCTATGGCTGGCTGAAAACCGAAAGCGGCGTGCATCGGCTCGTGCGCATTTCGCCCTACGATTCTAATGCACGCCGCCACACAAGTTTCGCGTCTGTCTGGGTTTACCCGGCCATTGATGACACGATTGAGATCGAAGTAAACGAAAGCGACTGTCGCATTGATACATACCGGGCGAGCGGCGCGGGCGGGCAGCATGTGAACACGACCGACAGTGCTGTGCGCATCACCCACGAACCGACAGGTATCGTGGTGCAATGTCAGAACGAACGCTCTCAGCACAAAAACCGGGCAACCGCCTGGGACATGTTGCGCGCCCGTCTTTATGAGGCCGAGCTGCAGCGCCGCGAAGAAGAAGCCAACGCGGAAGCCGCTTCAAAAACAGAAATCGGATGGGGCCACCAGATCCGCTCATACGTCCTGCAGCCCTATCAGATGGTCAAGGATTTGCGGACCGGCGTGGAAACAGGCAACCCGGATGGTGTACTTGATGGCGACCTCGATCCTTTCATGGCCGCAGCTCTCGCGGCTCGTGTGGACGGCACGACTGCCGAAGTCGCCGATTTGGATTAA
- the bphA1 gene encoding biphenyl 2,3-dioxygenase subunit alpha, with amino-acid sequence MINEKPGLMPVLPVEAYTSQAWFDQEQSAIFSKAWTFVGFPEDLPDTGDHVTVQAGLYCLIVIRGDDGTLRAFHNICRHRGARMLRPHGKSASAITCPYHDWTYDFKGNLKGIPDKEKEFPDIDMTCFGLHKASVALWRGMIFVHPEAEPPSIEDWFGPIEKHLGPHRPETMVEVAEMATETEIKANWKFVVENFLDAYHLAHLHSGTLSMYDHANAETGLFGDHFAFYEPLAPEYAEDIEKNAPSPLVDFGTGRMGVYAPMLFPNIGLSETEIAWSTFHVTPVRPDLTIVRTRTKFPNVPQSKYAKAERKSYGFWRNKVRGKYAGNPETDPMSSGNFMAEDVFACEQQQAALSSPFFAVGASADTGEKPVRDYQTVIERWMKAAD; translated from the coding sequence ATGATCAATGAAAAACCCGGTCTCATGCCTGTTTTGCCTGTCGAGGCCTATACATCCCAAGCGTGGTTCGACCAAGAACAGTCCGCCATTTTTTCCAAAGCCTGGACTTTTGTTGGTTTCCCAGAAGACCTTCCTGATACGGGTGACCATGTAACGGTCCAAGCTGGCCTCTACTGCCTCATTGTTATTCGGGGCGATGACGGCACTCTGAGAGCGTTTCACAATATCTGCCGACATCGCGGCGCGCGCATGTTGCGGCCTCACGGCAAATCGGCAAGCGCCATCACCTGCCCCTACCATGACTGGACGTATGATTTTAAGGGCAATCTCAAAGGCATTCCCGACAAGGAAAAAGAATTCCCAGACATCGATATGACCTGTTTTGGTCTGCACAAGGCGTCCGTCGCCTTGTGGCGTGGAATGATCTTCGTCCATCCGGAAGCGGAACCGCCGAGCATTGAAGACTGGTTTGGGCCGATCGAAAAACATCTCGGGCCTCACAGGCCTGAGACGATGGTTGAAGTTGCAGAAATGGCTACGGAGACCGAGATCAAAGCAAACTGGAAATTCGTCGTAGAGAACTTCCTGGATGCCTACCATCTGGCACACCTGCATTCAGGCACACTCTCCATGTACGACCATGCAAATGCGGAGACCGGCCTTTTTGGAGACCATTTTGCATTCTACGAACCACTGGCTCCAGAATACGCAGAGGACATTGAGAAAAATGCGCCCAGCCCGCTCGTCGATTTTGGGACAGGACGGATGGGGGTTTATGCGCCGATGTTGTTCCCAAATATCGGCTTAAGCGAGACAGAGATCGCATGGTCGACTTTTCATGTAACACCAGTCCGCCCCGACCTCACCATTGTGCGCACAAGAACCAAGTTTCCCAACGTCCCGCAGTCTAAGTACGCCAAGGCCGAACGAAAATCCTATGGCTTCTGGCGCAACAAAGTACGCGGGAAATATGCGGGCAACCCCGAGACCGACCCCATGTCCAGTGGCAATTTCATGGCTGAAGACGTTTTCGCCTGCGAACAACAACAGGCCGCACTTTCATCCCCCTTCTTTGCTGTCGGTGCATCAGCTGACACAGGCGAAAAGCCGGTCCGTGATTACCAAACAGTCATTGAGAGATGGATGAAGGCAGCTGATTAA
- the betI gene encoding HTH-type transcriptional regulator BetI has translation MPRPSLKAVRTQEILQAYEACVARYGLEGATQERIAEEAGVKRTLLRHYLGNRDDMIDALIDHVIDKFDAGTALLIEVLPETNRIPPLLDILYGHFGASDTNQVAAIQALSAAADKYPKVRRTILQSMDRLVAAVENELRLAHPNALDDARYHAVAFSVTHLYFSIDSCSGLNPPEPWWQHARTSAELLIASLEQSHDQ, from the coding sequence ATGCCACGCCCAAGTCTTAAAGCTGTCCGTACCCAGGAAATTCTCCAAGCCTACGAGGCCTGTGTGGCTCGGTATGGATTGGAGGGGGCAACCCAAGAACGCATCGCAGAAGAAGCAGGCGTGAAGCGCACATTGCTGCGCCACTATCTTGGCAACCGAGACGACATGATCGATGCGCTGATAGATCACGTCATCGATAAGTTCGATGCAGGGACGGCACTTTTGATTGAGGTGCTGCCAGAAACCAACCGCATACCGCCGCTGCTCGACATTTTGTACGGACATTTTGGCGCGTCAGATACCAATCAGGTAGCTGCCATTCAGGCGCTGTCAGCGGCAGCCGACAAATATCCAAAGGTGCGAAGGACAATCCTTCAATCTATGGATCGGCTGGTTGCGGCCGTCGAAAACGAACTTCGTCTCGCACACCCAAATGCACTAGATGACGCTCGCTACCATGCAGTCGCGTTTAGCGTCACCCACCTCTATTTCAGCATAGACAGCTGTTCCGGGCTCAACCCACCAGAACCCTGGTGGCAACACGCCCGCACCAGCGCAGAGCTGCTGATCGCCTCATTGGAGCAATCTCATGATCAATGA
- the mrcA gene encoding penicillin-binding protein 1A translates to MLRVFATLFAGLVVLGLGAALAGFYMLWRLSNDLPSYDHLADYAPPIMTRVHAGDGSLIAEYARERRIFVPIETIPEHVVQAFLAAEDKNFYTHSGVDSRGIMRAVVTNVWNVMNDRRLVGASTITQQVAKNFLLTSDVTFQRKVTEALLALKLERAFTKDQILELYLNEIYLGLGSHGVAAAALNYFDKSLTELSLADAAYLAALPKAPNNYHPFRRREKAIGRRNWVIGRMLDNGFISTYQASVARAEDLVVTPRAFGAQLVEANYFVEQVRRDLYERYGEEKLYESGLSVRTTLDTKMQGQARDALRQGLVAYDQRHGWRGPVDTLAPNTTWTTALAEIDMATDLAPWTLATVIGLSEDYAKIGLRPTREVSGSFRDEIVTSTIPLEDMTWARKYIDDKRVGAEVKRPHDVVSIGDIVYVEPVLGEDGKPTHYALRQLPQVNGAIVALDVHTGRVLALQGGFSYELSEFNRAVQATRQPGSAFKPFVYAAALDRGFTPSSMVLDAPFVMDQGPGLALWKPENYGNRFYGPSTLRLGIEKSRNVMTVRLAQNIGMGTVRDYARRFGITDNMPRVLSMALGAGETTLLRMTSAYAMLVNGGRQVTPTLIDRIQDRRGTTVFRHDQRACDGCVADVWENQETPELPDTRAQVLSPQTSYQVVSMLEGVVERGTATSVRAVGHPLAGKTGTTNDERDAWFVGFSSDLVVGVFVGFDSPRPMGRGETGGKVAAPIFRDFMTAALADTAPVPFRIPAGINLVRVNAKTGLLAGPGESNVILEAFKEGTEPRAAEPVNSGVPDLGDIVGPDGQPVTSRTSTPLGNGTGGLY, encoded by the coding sequence ATGTTGCGTGTGTTTGCCACTCTATTTGCGGGTCTGGTTGTGCTGGGCTTGGGCGCAGCGCTGGCTGGATTCTACATGCTATGGCGTCTTTCCAACGACCTACCGTCTTACGATCATCTGGCAGACTATGCGCCGCCCATCATGACCCGCGTCCACGCAGGCGATGGAAGCCTGATTGCGGAATATGCGCGCGAGCGGCGCATCTTTGTGCCCATCGAAACGATCCCCGAACATGTGGTGCAGGCATTCCTCGCCGCTGAGGACAAGAATTTCTACACCCACTCTGGCGTCGACTCCCGCGGCATCATGCGCGCGGTTGTGACGAATGTCTGGAATGTGATGAATGATCGGCGCCTTGTGGGCGCATCGACCATCACACAGCAGGTGGCCAAAAACTTCCTTCTGACCAGCGACGTCACTTTCCAGCGCAAAGTGACGGAGGCCTTGCTCGCGTTAAAGCTTGAGCGGGCCTTCACCAAGGATCAGATTCTGGAGCTCTATCTCAATGAGATTTATTTGGGGCTTGGCTCTCACGGTGTGGCGGCTGCAGCACTCAACTATTTCGATAAGAGCCTGACCGAACTCAGCCTGGCGGACGCGGCCTATCTTGCAGCGCTGCCTAAGGCGCCAAACAATTACCATCCATTCCGCCGTCGCGAAAAAGCGATCGGCCGCCGAAACTGGGTGATCGGGCGGATGCTCGATAATGGCTTTATCTCCACCTATCAGGCATCGGTCGCCCGCGCAGAAGATCTTGTGGTGACGCCTCGGGCGTTTGGGGCCCAGCTTGTTGAAGCAAACTATTTCGTGGAGCAGGTCCGCCGCGATCTGTATGAGCGCTACGGCGAAGAAAAGCTCTATGAAAGCGGCCTGTCAGTCAGAACGACCCTCGACACTAAAATGCAGGGCCAGGCACGTGATGCGTTGCGCCAGGGTCTGGTTGCCTATGACCAGCGCCATGGTTGGCGCGGGCCGGTTGACACGCTGGCACCGAACACCACCTGGACAACCGCGCTCGCTGAGATTGATATGGCGACGGATCTCGCCCCCTGGACACTCGCGACTGTGATCGGCCTGTCAGAAGACTATGCCAAAATTGGCTTGAGACCGACCCGGGAAGTTTCTGGTTCATTCCGCGATGAGATTGTGACATCCACCATCCCGCTCGAGGACATGACCTGGGCGCGGAAATACATTGATGACAAGCGCGTCGGCGCTGAAGTGAAACGCCCACATGACGTGGTCTCTATTGGTGACATCGTCTATGTCGAGCCTGTCCTCGGTGAGGATGGCAAACCCACGCATTACGCACTGCGACAACTTCCGCAGGTGAATGGCGCCATTGTGGCGTTGGATGTTCACACCGGTCGTGTGCTAGCACTGCAAGGTGGGTTCTCCTACGAACTGTCTGAATTCAATCGGGCGGTACAAGCGACGCGGCAGCCGGGCTCTGCCTTCAAGCCCTTTGTCTATGCAGCAGCACTTGATCGCGGCTTTACGCCATCCAGCATGGTGCTTGACGCGCCCTTCGTGATGGACCAGGGACCGGGGCTCGCGCTCTGGAAGCCGGAGAACTACGGGAACCGGTTCTACGGACCCTCCACATTGCGTCTGGGGATTGAGAAATCCCGAAACGTCATGACTGTGCGTCTGGCTCAAAACATTGGTATGGGAACGGTACGAGACTATGCCCGCCGCTTCGGGATCACTGACAATATGCCTCGCGTTCTTTCGATGGCGTTGGGAGCCGGCGAGACGACACTCCTGCGCATGACAAGTGCCTATGCCATGCTGGTAAATGGTGGCCGTCAGGTGACCCCAACGCTGATTGACCGAATTCAGGACCGTCGAGGAACAACCGTGTTCCGTCACGACCAGCGGGCCTGTGACGGATGCGTCGCGGATGTATGGGAAAACCAGGAAACACCTGAGCTGCCCGATACCCGCGCTCAAGTGCTAAGTCCCCAAACCTCCTATCAGGTTGTCTCCATGCTAGAGGGGGTGGTTGAGCGCGGAACAGCCACATCCGTTCGTGCTGTTGGGCATCCGCTAGCTGGCAAGACAGGGACAACCAACGATGAACGCGACGCATGGTTTGTTGGCTTTTCCTCTGACCTGGTGGTCGGCGTCTTTGTTGGCTTTGACAGCCCCCGCCCTATGGGTCGTGGGGAAACCGGCGGCAAGGTCGCTGCGCCTATATTTAGAGACTTCATGACGGCTGCGCTCGCTGATACAGCGCCAGTTCCGTTCCGTATCCCAGCGGGCATCAACCTTGTCCGGGTGAATGCGAAAACAGGTCTGCTGGCGGGGCCAGGCGAAAGCAATGTCATCCTCGAAGCGTTCAAAGAGGGAACTGAGCCCCGGGCGGCAGAGCCGGTGAACAGTGGTGTGCCTGATCTGGGTGACATTGTCGGGCCAGATGGGCAACCGGTGACCTCAAGGACATCGACGCCACTTGGCAATGGAACCGGCGGCCTTTACTGA